In Astyanax mexicanus isolate ESR-SI-001 chromosome 17, AstMex3_surface, whole genome shotgun sequence, a single window of DNA contains:
- the dipk1b gene encoding divergent protein kinase domain 1B, with protein sequence MKPRNLRRLMHLVLFCPLSKGLQSRLPAVKVKYLVVAWLGVLVASWVIYVQYSSYSELCRGHVCTMLICEHYRRGIISGSVCKSLCEEKTLTLQRCLSTSPTNQVYSAVWKEKAVIVKCGIEDALGIDGSPDSFLKRDTGLYDKPTRGTSMDEFREMLHTFLKDGLGEQASLSSLVSRVVTLADVNSDGKVSLAEAKSVWALLQIDEFVPMLALQDKEHAPRLLGFCGHLYATERVANAALFRLDVPPWLQPLVPEALSSALNRWLAPAWPRRARITIGLLEFVEEVFHGAYGSFYMCDASPSRVGYNANYDCKMADLGSVASEAAVRAFLRGRTCQTNADCTFGRDCTATCDRLAKQCNTEVVQPNLAKVCALLRDFLLFGAPADLLDDLDKQLRTCVTLSGLASQMEVHHSLVLNNLKTLLWKKISDTKYS encoded by the exons ATGAAGCCGCGGAACCTGCGGAGACTTATGCACCTGGTTCTCTTCTGCCCGCTCTCCAAGGGCTTGCAG TCCCGTTTGCCGGCAGTGAAGGTGAAGTACCTGGTGGTGGCGTGGTTGGGCGTGCTGGTGGCCAGCTGGGTCATCTACGTGCAGTACTCGTCCTACTCAGAGCTCTGCAGAGGCCATGTGTGCACCATGCTCAtc TGTGAGCACTACCGGAGGGGGATCATCTCTGGATCTGTGTGCAAATCTCTGTGTGAGGAGAAGACTCTTACTCTACAGCGCTGCCTCTCAACATCGCCTACAaaccag gtgtACAGTGCAGTGTGGAAGGAGAAGGCTGTAATAGTAAAGTGTGGGATTGAGGATGCTCTGGGAATTGACGGCAGTCCAGACTCCTTCTTGAAGCGGGACACAGGCCTGTATGACAAACCCACCCGCGGCACGTCCATGGACGAGTTCAGAGAGATGCTGCACACGTTCCTGAAG GATGGTCTAGGTGAGCAGGCATCTCTGAGCTCGCTGGTGTCCCGTGTGGTCACTCTGGCAGACGTCAACTCTGATGGTAAAGTCTCCCTCGCCGAAGCCAAGTCAGTATGGGCCCTGCTGCAGATTGACGAGTTTGTACCAATGCTGGCGCTGCAGGATAAGGAACACGCCCCTCGGCTCCTGGGGTTTTGTGGCCACCTGTACGCTACGGAGCGTGTGGCCAACGCTGCCCTCTTCCGGCTGGACGTCCCGCCTTGGCTGCAGCCGCTGGTGCCCGAGGCTCTGAGCAGCGCCTTGAACCGCTGGCTGGCACCGGCTTGGCCACGCCGGGCCAGAATTACCATCGGCCTGCTGGAGTTTGTGGAGGAGGTCTTCCACGGCGCCTACGGGAGCTTCTACATGTGCGACGCGAGCCCCAGTCGTGTGGGATACAATGCTAACTACGACTGCAAGATGGCCGACCTGGGCAGCGTGGCGTCTGAGGCGGCAGTCCGAGCGTTTCTTCGCGGGCGGACGTGCCAGACCAATGCTGACTGCACATTTGGCCGGGACTGTACGGCCACCTGTGACCGGCTGGCCAAGCAGTGCAACACGGAGGTGGTGCAGCCCAACCTGGCCAAGGTGTGCGCCCTGCTGAGAGACTTCCTGCTGTTTGGGGCACCGGCGGACCTTCTGGACGACCTGGACAAGCAGCTGCGCACCTGCGTGACCCTCAGCGGCCTGGCCTCGCAGATGGAGGTGCACCACTCACTTGTGCTAAACAACCTCAAGACTCTGCTGTGGAAGAAGATCTCCGATACCAAGTACTCCTGA